The following coding sequences are from one Puntigrus tetrazona isolate hp1 unplaced genomic scaffold, ASM1883169v1 S000000116, whole genome shotgun sequence window:
- the smad7 gene encoding mothers against decapentaplegic homolog 7 isoform X1, which yields MFRTKRSGLVRRLWRSRAPAEGDGDADTAGAAGCCLGKPGASKPNPGTEAELKALTYSILKKIKEKQLEVLLQAVESRGGARSPCLLLPGKADARLGQQSFPLPLLLYKVFRWPDLRHSSELKRLSCCESYGKINPDLVCCNPHHMSRLCELESPPPPYSRYPTDFLKPPDSPGSVPASTETGGTAYSAPMGFSDSLALQERGEQPHWCVVAYWEEKTRVGRLYSVQEPSLDIFYDLPQGTGFCLGQLASDNKSQLVQMVRAKIGYGIQLSREPDGVWVYNRSCYPIFIKSATLDNPDSRTLLVHKVFPGFSIKAFDFEKAGSLQRPNDHEFSQQPRTGFTVQISFVKGWGQCYTRQFISSCPCWLEVIFNNR from the exons ATGTTCAGGACCAAACGATCGGGGCTCGTCAGGCGACTCTGGAGGAGCCGTGCGCCCGCGGAGGGCGACGGAGACGCGGATACCGCCGGCGCCGCGGGCTGCTGCCTCGGGAAGCCGGGCGCCAGTAAGCCTAACCCCGGCACCGAGGCCGAACTGAAGGCGCTGACGTACTCGATCCTCAAGAAGATCAAGGAGAAGCAGCTGGAGGTGCTCCTGCAGGCGGTGGAGTCCCGCGGCGGAGCGCGCAGCCCCTGCCTCCTCCTGCCGGGGAAAGCGGACGCCAGGCTCGGCCAGCAGTCCTTCCCGCTCCCGCTGCTGCTCTACAAGGTGTTCCGGTGGCCGGACCTCCGGCACTCCTCGGAATTAAAGAGACTCTCTTGCTGTGAATCTTACGGGAAGATCAACCCGGATCTCGTGTGCTGCAACCCGCATCACATGAGCAGACTCTGCGAGCTCG AATCCCCCCCACCCCCGTACTCAAGATACCCCACCGACTTTCTTAAACCACCTG ATTCTCCAGGTTCCGTGCCTGCTTCCACTGAAACTGGAGGAACGGCGTATTCGGCCCCTATGGGGTTCTCAG ATTCCCTGGCTCTTCAGGAGCGTGGAGAACAGCCTCACTGGTGTGTGGTGGCGTACTGGGAGGAAAAGACCCGCGTTGGACGCCTCTACTCCGTCCAGGAGCCATCTCTGGACATCTTCTATGACCTACCTCAAGGCACGGGCTTTTGCTTGGGCCAGCTCGCCTCCGACAACAAGAGTCAACTGGTGCAAATGGTTCGGGCCAAGATCGGCTACGGCATCCAGCTGAGCCGCGAACCCGACGGCGTGTGGGTGTACAACCGGAGTTGCTACCCCATATTCATCAAGTCAGCCACACTGGACAATCCCGACTCGCGCACGCTGCTGGTGCATAAAGTATTCCCCGGCTTTTCCATAAAGGCCTTCGACTTCGAGAAGGCGGGAAGCCTGCAGCGGCCCAACGACCACGAGTTCAGCCAGCAGCCGCGGACGGGCTTCACCGTGCAGATCAGTTTCGTGAAGGGCTGGGGACAGTGCTACACCCGGCAGTTCATCAGCAGCTGCCCCTGCTGGCTGGAGGTCATATTCAACAACCGATAA
- the smad7 gene encoding mothers against decapentaplegic homolog 7 isoform X2: MFRTKRSGLVRRLWRSRAPAEGDGDADTAGAAGCCLGKPGASKPNPGTEAELKALTYSILKKIKEKQLEVLLQAVESRGGARSPCLLLPGKADARLGQQSFPLPLLLYKVFRWPDLRHSSELKRLSCCESYGKINPDLVCCNPHHMSRLCELDSPGSVPASTETGGTAYSAPMGFSDSLALQERGEQPHWCVVAYWEEKTRVGRLYSVQEPSLDIFYDLPQGTGFCLGQLASDNKSQLVQMVRAKIGYGIQLSREPDGVWVYNRSCYPIFIKSATLDNPDSRTLLVHKVFPGFSIKAFDFEKAGSLQRPNDHEFSQQPRTGFTVQISFVKGWGQCYTRQFISSCPCWLEVIFNNR, translated from the exons ATGTTCAGGACCAAACGATCGGGGCTCGTCAGGCGACTCTGGAGGAGCCGTGCGCCCGCGGAGGGCGACGGAGACGCGGATACCGCCGGCGCCGCGGGCTGCTGCCTCGGGAAGCCGGGCGCCAGTAAGCCTAACCCCGGCACCGAGGCCGAACTGAAGGCGCTGACGTACTCGATCCTCAAGAAGATCAAGGAGAAGCAGCTGGAGGTGCTCCTGCAGGCGGTGGAGTCCCGCGGCGGAGCGCGCAGCCCCTGCCTCCTCCTGCCGGGGAAAGCGGACGCCAGGCTCGGCCAGCAGTCCTTCCCGCTCCCGCTGCTGCTCTACAAGGTGTTCCGGTGGCCGGACCTCCGGCACTCCTCGGAATTAAAGAGACTCTCTTGCTGTGAATCTTACGGGAAGATCAACCCGGATCTCGTGTGCTGCAACCCGCATCACATGAGCAGACTCTGCGAGCTCG ATTCTCCAGGTTCCGTGCCTGCTTCCACTGAAACTGGAGGAACGGCGTATTCGGCCCCTATGGGGTTCTCAG ATTCCCTGGCTCTTCAGGAGCGTGGAGAACAGCCTCACTGGTGTGTGGTGGCGTACTGGGAGGAAAAGACCCGCGTTGGACGCCTCTACTCCGTCCAGGAGCCATCTCTGGACATCTTCTATGACCTACCTCAAGGCACGGGCTTTTGCTTGGGCCAGCTCGCCTCCGACAACAAGAGTCAACTGGTGCAAATGGTTCGGGCCAAGATCGGCTACGGCATCCAGCTGAGCCGCGAACCCGACGGCGTGTGGGTGTACAACCGGAGTTGCTACCCCATATTCATCAAGTCAGCCACACTGGACAATCCCGACTCGCGCACGCTGCTGGTGCATAAAGTATTCCCCGGCTTTTCCATAAAGGCCTTCGACTTCGAGAAGGCGGGAAGCCTGCAGCGGCCCAACGACCACGAGTTCAGCCAGCAGCCGCGGACGGGCTTCACCGTGCAGATCAGTTTCGTGAAGGGCTGGGGACAGTGCTACACCCGGCAGTTCATCAGCAGCTGCCCCTGCTGGCTGGAGGTCATATTCAACAACCGATAA